A window of the Hordeum vulgare subsp. vulgare chromosome 5H, MorexV3_pseudomolecules_assembly, whole genome shotgun sequence genome harbors these coding sequences:
- the LOC123452685 gene encoding retinol dehydrogenase 13-like isoform X2 — protein MRGHRGDVGAGPGGCGGAGAGGIPCRARGLKQYTFNFVSAGRSAQLLSETAKEIRRQQPDACLEAFQVDMSSYRSIKKFEASLNQWIRDSKLEPSIQLLINNAGMLAKSHRVTEDGIDEVMQTNYIGPFILTSILLPLLKNSPVPSRVVNLTSFTHRCVSEIDVSKEALRGVKFGQPSVRGSYPLASTYEYTKFCLLVFSYELHRQLHISSGISVMAADPGVVETRIMRELPPCLSRFAFFILRTLNLLQQTNTGIGAILDAALAPPEASGKYFFGGKGRTIRSSVLSYDIEVAKKLWAASSALLRELRLRESELRTG, from the exons ATGCGTGGTCACCGGG GCGACGTCGGGGCTGGGCCGGGCGGCTGCGGCGGCGCTGGCGCGGGAGGGATACCATGTCGTGCTCG CGGACTAAAACAATACACGTTCAATTTTGTGTCAGCTGGACGCTCTGCACAATTGCTGAGTGAG ACCGCTAAAGAAATTCGTAGGCAACAGCCGGATGCCTGTCTTGAAGCCTTTCAAGTGGACATGTCATCCTACAGGTCAATTAAGAAGTTTGAAGCTTCCCTCAATCAGTGGATTCGGGATTCGAAACTGGAGCCTTCCATTCAGCTTTTGATCAATAATGCCGGGATGCTTGCAAAATCACACAGAGTTACCGAGGATGGGATTGATGA AGTGATGCAGACAAACTACATTGGTCCATTTATCCTGACCAGCATTCTTTTACCACTGCTGAAGAACAGCCCGGTACCTTCCCGGGTGGTTAATCTAACATCTTTCACACACAGATGTG TGTCAGAAATTGACGTGTCCAAGGAGGCACTGCGAGGAGTGAAGTTTGGTCAGCCTTCAGTTAGGGGAAGTTACCCCTTAGCTAGTACGTACGAGTATACCAAAT TTTGTTTACTTGTCTTCTCATATGAACTTCATCGACAACTTCACATCTCTTCTGGTATCTCTGTCAT ggCTGCGGATCCAGGTGTGGTAGAAACACGCATCATGCGGGAGCTCCCTCCATGCCTTTCTCGGTTCGCGTTCTTTATTCTGCGCACCCTGAATCTCCTACAGCAGACAAATACGGGGATTGGTGCTATCCTTGACGCAGCCTTGGCACCGCCT GAAGCATCCGGGAAGTATTTCTTTGGAGGGAAGGGAAGAACCATCAGGTCTTCTGTGCTGTCCTATGATATAGAGGTGGCCAAGAAGCTGTGGGCGGCATCTTCAGCGCTGCTCCGGGAACTGCGGCTTAGAGAGTCTGAATTAAGGACTGGTTGA
- the LOC123452685 gene encoding retinol dehydrogenase 13-like isoform X1: MDRDALRMVCSPEFWRMGVLWTLSLLYSYLLLLLRGRTAAPRRRTDVGLGGGGRPICVVTGATSGLGRAAAAALAREGYHVVLAGRSAQLLSETAKEIRRQQPDACLEAFQVDMSSYRSIKKFEASLNQWIRDSKLEPSIQLLINNAGMLAKSHRVTEDGIDEVMQTNYIGPFILTSILLPLLKNSPVPSRVVNLTSFTHRCVSEIDVSKEALRGVKFGQPSVRGSYPLASTYEYTKFCLLVFSYELHRQLHISSGISVMAADPGVVETRIMRELPPCLSRFAFFILRTLNLLQQTNTGIGAILDAALAPPEASGKYFFGGKGRTIRSSVLSYDIEVAKKLWAASSALLRELRLRESELRTG; this comes from the exons ATGGACCGCGACGCGCTCCGCATGGTGTGCTCGCCCGAGTTCTGGCGCATGGGCGTCCTGTGGaccctctccctcctctactcctacctcctcctcctactacgtgGCCGTACCGCCGCCCCTCGCCGCCGGACGGACGTAGgtctcggcggcggcggccgcccCATATGCGTGGTCACCGGG GCGACGTCGGGGCTGGGCCGGGCGGCTGCGGCGGCGCTGGCGCGGGAGGGATACCATGTCGTGCTCG CTGGACGCTCTGCACAATTGCTGAGTGAG ACCGCTAAAGAAATTCGTAGGCAACAGCCGGATGCCTGTCTTGAAGCCTTTCAAGTGGACATGTCATCCTACAGGTCAATTAAGAAGTTTGAAGCTTCCCTCAATCAGTGGATTCGGGATTCGAAACTGGAGCCTTCCATTCAGCTTTTGATCAATAATGCCGGGATGCTTGCAAAATCACACAGAGTTACCGAGGATGGGATTGATGA AGTGATGCAGACAAACTACATTGGTCCATTTATCCTGACCAGCATTCTTTTACCACTGCTGAAGAACAGCCCGGTACCTTCCCGGGTGGTTAATCTAACATCTTTCACACACAGATGTG TGTCAGAAATTGACGTGTCCAAGGAGGCACTGCGAGGAGTGAAGTTTGGTCAGCCTTCAGTTAGGGGAAGTTACCCCTTAGCTAGTACGTACGAGTATACCAAAT TTTGTTTACTTGTCTTCTCATATGAACTTCATCGACAACTTCACATCTCTTCTGGTATCTCTGTCAT ggCTGCGGATCCAGGTGTGGTAGAAACACGCATCATGCGGGAGCTCCCTCCATGCCTTTCTCGGTTCGCGTTCTTTATTCTGCGCACCCTGAATCTCCTACAGCAGACAAATACGGGGATTGGTGCTATCCTTGACGCAGCCTTGGCACCGCCT GAAGCATCCGGGAAGTATTTCTTTGGAGGGAAGGGAAGAACCATCAGGTCTTCTGTGCTGTCCTATGATATAGAGGTGGCCAAGAAGCTGTGGGCGGCATCTTCAGCGCTGCTCCGGGAACTGCGGCTTAGAGAGTCTGAATTAAGGACTGGTTGA